A genomic stretch from Setaria italica strain Yugu1 chromosome VII, Setaria_italica_v2.0, whole genome shotgun sequence includes:
- the LOC101778323 gene encoding putative GEM-like protein 8, with protein sequence MRKSGSSGHVIGVPVTSKAYGIEEGTCRKSDGDHLAVSLTHPSPYASFDYKHSSKDHQVIRWVSKLSRRAQGFREHVTLGPKLSETVKGKLSLGARILQAGGVERVFRQAFSAEKGERLVKALQCYLYTTGGPIAGMLFVSTKKVAFRSDRPITVASPKGDTARVTYKVVIPLRRIGKVRPSENADRPEEKYIHVATVDGFEFWFMGFVSYQRSFKYMQQAVSELQ encoded by the exons ATGAGGAAGTCGGGCAGCAGCGGCCATGTCATCGGAGTTCCGGTCACCTCCAAGGCGTATGGGATAGAGGAGGGAACGTGCAGGAAGAGCGACGGCGATCACCTTGCTGTCTCGTTGACGCACCCCAGCCCTTACGCGTCTTTCGACTACAAGCACA GCAGCAAAGATCATCAGGTGATCCGCTGGGTGAGCAAGCTGAGCAGGCGGGCGCAAGGCTTCAGGGAGCATG TGACCCTGGGCCCAAAGCTGTCGGAGACGGTTAAGGGAAAGCTGAGCCTGGGCGCGCGGATCCTGCAGGCCGGCGGGGTGGAGCGCGTGTTCCGGCAGGCGTTCTCCGCCGAGAAGGGCGAGCGGCTGGTCAAGGCGCTGCAGTGCTACCTCTACACCACCGGCGGCCCCATCGCCGGGATGCTCTTCGTGTCCACCAAGAAGGTCGCCTTCCGCAGCGACCGCCCCATCACGGTGGCCTCTCCCAAGGGTGACACGGCGCGGGTGACCTACAAGGTGGTGATCCCGCTCCGGAGGATCGGCAAGGTGCGGCCCAGCGAGAACGCCGACAGGCCGGAGGAGAAGTACATCCACGTCGCCACGGTGGACGGCTTCGAGTTCTGGTTCATGGGGTTCGTCAGCTACCAGCGGTCGTTCAAGTACATGCAGCAGGCCGTCTCGGAGCTGCAATGA
- the LOC101784802 gene encoding LOW QUALITY PROTEIN: flavonol 4'-sulfotransferase (The sequence of the model RefSeq protein was modified relative to this genomic sequence to represent the inferred CDS: substituted 2 bases at 2 genomic stop codons), producing the protein MSSSFKQPFLSQDEEKTNAETKTNHQELYQHYANSVSSSPSAEGLSHLILHRHHQGWHGSRMCIAGAMAADACFTARPSDIVVATLPKSGTTWIKSLLYATVHRRKYPADAADHPFNSFGPHECVKFLEYQIYTGKETKDNLDELPDPRLLATHVPFVALPAAVVASGCXIVYMCRDPKDTMVSLWHFANKLRASEGLEPLPVETAAGLYCYGMSALGPYWDHVLGYWRAHLARPEQVLFFKYEEVWRDPPAHVRRLAAFVGLPFDVEEEENGAMDAIVRLCSFEHMRGLEVAKSGKTEFVVGAVENRSFFRPGGVGDXANHLSPEAARRIDAITEARFKGSGLSV; encoded by the coding sequence ATGTCTTCCTCCTTCAAGCAACCCTTTCTCTCACAAGACGAGGAAAAAACGAACGCGGAAACAAAAACCAACCACCAAGAACTCTACCAGCATTACGCCAACTCGGTCTCCTCCTCGCCAAGCGCGGAAGGCCTGTCCCACCTCAtactccaccgccaccaccaaggATGGCATGGCAGCCGAATGTGCATAGCCGGTGCCATGGCCGCGGATGCGTGCTTCACCGCGCGCCCCTCGGACATCGTCGTCGCCACCCTGCCCAAGTCCGGCACCACGTGGATCAAGTCGCTTCTGTACGCCACCGTGCACCGCCGAAAATATCCTGCTGATGCCGCCGACCACCCTTTCAACTCCTTCGGCCCCCACGAATGCGTCAAGTTCTTGGAGTACCAAATCTACACCGGCAAGGAGACCAAAGACAACCTCGACGAGCTCCCGGACCCAAGGCTCCTTGCCACGCACGTCCCGTTCGTGGCGCTACCGGCTGCCGTGGTCGCGTCGGGATGCTAGATCGTGTACATGTGCCGCGACCCCAAGGACACCATGGTCTCGCTCTGGCACTTTGCGAACAAGCTCAGGGCCAGCGAAGGCCTCGAGCCTCTCCCGGTGGAGACCGCCGCCGGGTTGTACTGCTACGGCATGTCGGCGTTAGGGCCCTACTGGGACCACGTCCTCGGGTACTGGCGCGCTCACCTGGCGCGTCCCGAGCAGGTGCTCTTCTTCAAGTACGAGGAGGTCTGGAGGGACCCTCCGGCGCACGTCCGGAGGCTGGCCGCGTTCGTGGGCCTCCCGTtcgacgtcgaggaggaggagaacggcGCGATGGACGCCATCGTGAGGCTGTGCTCGTTCGAGCACATGCGCGGGCTGGAGGTGGCCAAGAGCGGCAAGACGGAGTTTGTGGTTGGCGCGGTGGAGAACAGGTCGTTCTTCCGGCCCGGAGGGGTCGGGGACTGAGCGAACCATTTGTCGCCGGAGGCAGCGCGGCGCATCGACGCTATTACTGAGGCCAGGTTCAAGGGTTCCGGTCTCAGTGTTTAG
- the LOC101779142 gene encoding uncharacterized protein LOC101779142, whose translation MAAVVVAVEAAVASGACKGRSSYLVRSLYWRLRAGLRRLHSERAGRWRRGGSRFHYDALSYALNFDDGHGSADFVR comes from the coding sequence ATGGCTGCGGTGGTGGTCGCCGTGGAGGCCGCGGTGGCGAGCGGGGCCTGCAAGGGCAGGTCGTCGTACCTGGTGAGGAGCCTCTACTGGAGGCTGCGCGCCGGGCTGCGGAGGCTGCACTCGGAGCGGGCGGGGAGGTGGCGCAGGGGCGGCAGCCGGTTCCACTACGACGCCCTCAGCTACGCCCTCAACTTCGACGACGGCCACGGCTCCGCTGACTTCGTGCGGTGA
- the LOC101778726 gene encoding GEM-like protein 4 — MEKARREHVIGIPVSNRAFGIEEPADFPSKGGAYHGDAKNPTNFGRAGKFGRTGDRVAQGLKEHVTLGPKLYEIVKGKLSLGARILQAGGVEKVFRRWFSVEKGEKLLKASQCYLSTTAGPIAGMLFISTEKIAFRSDRSLALTSARGDTVRVPYKVAIPLRRVKTAKPSENKHRPEQKYVQVVTDDGFEFWFMGFVRYQVSLQELEKAIAQSQ, encoded by the exons ATGGAGAAGGCCAGGCGCGAGCATGTGATCGGCATCCCAGTGAGCAACAGGGCGTTCGGCATTGAGGAGCCGGCGGATTTCCCGAGCAAAGGGGGCGCCTATCACGGCGACGCCAAGAACCCAACCAATTTTGGGCGGGCTGGAAAATTCGGCAGGACGGGAGACAGGGTCGCCCAAGGCCTGAAAGAACATG TGACCCTCGGGCCAAAACTCTACGAGATCGTGAAGGGCAAGCTGTCGCTGGGGGCGAGGATCCTCCAGGCAGGCGGCGTGGAGAAGGTCTTCCGGCGGTGGTTCTCCGTCGAGAAGGGCGAGAAGCTCCTCAAGGCCTCGCAGTGCTAcctctccaccaccgccggcccGATCGCCGGCATGCTCTTCATATCCACGGAGAAGATCGCCTTCCGGAGCGACCGGTCGCTGGCGCTGACCTCTGCCAGGGGCGACACGGTGCGGGTGCCGTACAAGGTCGCCATCCCGCTGAGGAGGGTCAAGACGGCCAAGCCCAGCGAGAACAAGCACCGGCCGGAGCAGAAGTACGTGCAGGTCGTGACGGACGACGGATTCGAGTTCTGGTTCATGGGGTTCGTCAGGTACCAGGTGTCCCTGCAGGAACTGGAGAAGGCCATCGCGCAGTCGCAATGA
- the LOC101777927 gene encoding alpha-amylase/subtilisin inhibitor, whose amino-acid sequence MGGPAGAVRLLLLLLSVLAASLSRVAAAPSPVYDMDGHELSADADYYVLPAPRGSGGGGGGGLTMAPHTFRCPLFVAQEDDPLRRGFPVRFTPLHGHGGDRTVRVSFDVAIHFAAVTTCVQTTEWHVAGRGDEPFASGPRHVVTGPVLAPTAGGRERVFRVERHSHGYILVWCGVPTECEELGVFRDERDRAWLAVSDEPHVVVFKKAPPTPA is encoded by the coding sequence ATGGGCGGCCCGGCCGGCGCcgtgcgcctcctcctcctcctcctctccgtcctAGCCGCCTCCCTCTCGCGCGTCGCCgcggccccgtcgccggtgtACGACATGGACGGGCACGAGCTGAGCGCCGACGCGGACTACTACGTCCTCCCGGCCCctcgcgggagcggcggcgggggtggcggcgggctcACCATGGCCCCCCACACGTTCCGGTGCCCGCTCTTCGTCGCGCAGGAGGACGACCCGCTCCGCAGGGGCTTCCCCGTGCGCTTCACGCCGCtgcacggccacggcggcgaccgGACCGTGCGCGTCTCCTTCGACGTGGCCATCCACTTCGCCGCGGTGACGACGTGCGTGCAGACCACCGAGTGGCacgtcgccggccgcggcgacgaGCCTTTCGCGTCCGGCCCCCGGCACGTCGTCACCGGCCCGGTGCTGGCCCCGACCGCGGGCGGCAGGGAGAGGGTGTTCCGCGTCGAGAGGCACAGCCACGGGTACATTCTGGTGTGGTGCGGGGTGCCCACCGAGTGCGAGGAACTGGGCGTGTTCAGGGACGAGAGGGACCGCGCGTGGCTCGCCGTGTCCGACGAGCCTCATGTGGTCGTGTTCAAGAAGGCGCCACCCACACCTGCGTGA